A stretch of DNA from Fundulus heteroclitus isolate FHET01 chromosome 22, MU-UCD_Fhet_4.1, whole genome shotgun sequence:
TGCTGCTCAAGAAATGTTGGTAGGTTCAGTCTTATTTTTGGTCACAGTACTGTTTTAGTAATCAAAGCACACGGCTGCATCTTCTGCAAAAATTAATAATCATCAAGCAGTTTCCCTTCATAACCAGCGAGCCAGAGCTGACTGAGCAATCTGGACGATTTCATCCTCCTGAGGTTTTACAACAGATTATGTGAGAAACACGCAAATAACTAACGGATTTCTCCTTGAACTATAAGCATAGCTGTCTACAGTGTCACcctattaaaatgtaaaaacatggttccaaaaaaaaaggaggtgaAAGTATGTAGAAACTGGTTTCTTAAAGTTTGGCTGAACGATGATGGGAGAGCCACTGACCTAAATCGCTAGACATGTGCTCCAGTACGTCGAAGGACCAGCCGTGGTACCGGGCGAAGCCTTCATACATGTCGAACATCTTCAGGAGAGAGCACAACAGACAGCTGGACATCAAAGCACACCAAGGTAGGCTTTTTCTGCGCTGGCTGCATAAACAGACATTTACATGACCCTGACTTCTATCAGCTCAACTCATCCTAAAATGTAACCGTCGCACATCCTCAGCTGTACGTTTTAAAGAGCAGACCTCAGCGGTGAAGAGCATGGCCTCCTGTCCACCGACCCCAGCGGTGACTTCCAGGACCAGGTCGCTCATGTCGGCCTCCTCCTCGGGGATCAGCAGCTCCAGGACCTGGATGGTCAACATGTCTTATCAATGAGGATTACAATAAACAGCACGTCACAACACCGCTACTCTGACCACTGAACGACGTTAGCTATCCATGCAAAGACCCGTTttcaggtcttctggttcatTTTGAAGCAGCGGGCTCTACCTTTTGTCTGAGATCTTGAATATCTCGCAAACAGCTTTCTCTTTCCAGCTCGGCCAGTTCTCGCAGCGCTGCGTCGTCGTCTTGGAAGAGAGGCAGGAatacagttaaaaacagagagTGCACACGTCATTCGCCGTTGCTGCCTAACATGCAGCTCAGGCCATGCATTTGCCCCACTGGTAAAggcataaaaataaatctttaaaataaattcttccTGTATTAAAGTAGCATATTATCACACTAGAAAAAAACCAGTACATTCGTTCACTGAGGGTGAAAAAAGGTTGAAGGAAATAAATATAAGTAAAGCgtttttcaaaatgttcccATTTTTTAAGTGGATTAGTGAAATAAGGAGCTGTTACTTAATGATccattcttgtttttgttttttttacttcctgggCTGTAAGTACGATGTGACACAGAGGCCCATTTCTGTTtaccactcttcaaaatgggaaagatgaGAAAACCTGCCAGTAAAGAAGAAaagtgggtgtttttttttttacaagttggTAAAGGTTACAAGAAAAATCCCCATTTGCCTAAATTAGCCTCGTCTCCAAGCTTACGGTCACATAACTGCACCAAAGAGAGGCATAATGTAGACAACATGTGTACAGAACAACCATTAGACAATGCTTAAAATGCAACCGGTTGTTTACCAGGAACGCAAGACACTAATTTTATCTTACCATTATACAAGTAAACAGTTTGCTATATGATACAGAGGCCAGGGATTATAAAGCTCTTTGGAAAACCACAACATTTGATGAATATCAGATGGCCTCTGCTAGCAAACAGAAAACCGGTTGTCACAGGGCCTTCTAGCAGGTTAGTTGTCAAAAACAGATGGTCAAATTAACATAGAAATAGCTCAACAGAAACCAAAACACCTGTCTTCTGGGGTGATTAcagtccccagacctgaatccacaACAAAACATGTGGGATGAgccaaagaaaagagagaataaGTGAAGATCCAGGGCTCAAACAAAGGGTGGGTGCATGTCAAAGCAGCTGACATCCACTGTCATCTACAGTTAAGGATCTCTGATGCTCTGGGCCTATTTCTCCTCTTAAGGCCCAGTTAGCATATACAGCatcaaaaatatgcaatatactctctctctctctctctctctgtataaaCCAATCTTCTGACATGTTATCAGTGAAAACAGAGTCCTTGGCTGGGCAGCATGGTGTGGTACACATGATTAATTACAGGTGTACCTGTAATCGTAGCGGAGGTTATCTTGTAAATGCTGTTAATGAATAAAGTTGGACTTTCTACCCCACTTGGGTTCATGTGTAGTTTTGACTgtgaaactatatatatatatatatatatatatatatatatatatatatatatatatatatatatatatatatatatatatacacacacacacacacatacatacacacatctttaccagtATTCCCAAacattgtggatgcagctgtacATCTGAGAACATGCTTCTAATGGAcactttttcccacatttttaaaaatattttcttttaataactgtacagtatttttttcctaTGTTGCCCTCACAGTACAgtctctttttatttccatattCTTTCTCTGTGTTTATCTGCATGCTTCTTTTTACCTTTCCCTCTGCCACTGATACACCCGAATTAACCCCCAGAAGGCAAACTAAAAGTTATTTCTAAtctgttttaataaaacacagcagacagagatCCGTTTGACAAATGGCTACTCAAACCTCCTCCCTGCTTACCTTTCAGGAGCATCTCGGTCTCCATGATCTCTTGTTGCTTCTTGTCCAGCTCTCGGATGCTCTGGATGAGAGGAGCCAGCAGGGATACTTTGGTTCTCTTTTCCTTCAGCTCATCTTCACTGCACTCATCGTCTGTCGCACTGTAAGTGACGGCCTGCAAACACTCATTATACTCTTTCTCCACCTTTTTCAGGTGCTCCTGCAGAGAGCGTTTGGCAAACAGCTCATCCAccgacagcagcttcatcatcGTCATGACCGGTCGACCCGTATGAAGGAGTCTCTGGTTTCTGGCAGGGTGGTGGGTGGGGTGCTTGCAGACAGTTTTGCCATGGACACGTTGAGGGGTTTGAAAGTGGGGTGCCCACTCCCTTCTTCTCGAGAGAAGGCTTACAAGTCTCCTGTAAGCCATTCTATCTAATCGCTCGTTCTGTGACAGTGGAGCAACCAGAATCTGAATTAGTTTCTCTGTGGAGCATGCTGCTCTGCAGGCCACTGTGTTTCAGTCCATTTAAGATCTCCCTGCAGTTTAGTCCAACAAAATGCACCACGCTTGTTTATTCTCAGAAGACAGCCTGCACCAAACGACATTAGCTTAGTGTAAGAGGGCAATAACGATAACATAAGACGTTAATTTAATAAAACGTCAATCTTTTTGGTCAACTTTAGTTTCCAGGAGCCATTTCAAAACACGTATAAACAtcaaaaaacatacatttagcCTTACAGCTACAAGGCCATCTGCTAAAACGGGAAAGCTGCTTTGCGATGTCGTATTTATGACATGGCTCAACCTACAAAACATTAGATAATTGAAAAGAAGTCGACAACAACGTCGCAGCGCCAGTAAAACTACTGAAAGCTACTATCAGTAAATCTCTGTTATCGGACACGTTGCTGTGATTATAAAAAAGACTAATTTTAGCGATTCATTGCATCCAAACAATCAATAAATTGTTTGTTAACGCTTTCCCACCTTGCTAAGGGCGCAGACATGTTGACTGTGGTACGCATGCGCAAGAACCGGCGACAGCTCTTTCACTCTGAGCTGTTAGCCCCCCTAGCGGCTTTAAAGGCTCACTGCAGTCCTCCTGGGTGACGAACAGAAAATAATTTGTAGTTAAAACCCTTTACTCTGAGAGCcctaaaaaaaagtccaatacAAATAGTTGACTTCAGAAGGAAGTTAATAAGTAAGCAAAGCCCATATGCGTGTAATTCTTATAAGAAACACATTCtaggaaggcctcagaggtttgttggagaacattagttaacaaacagcatcattaagaccaaggaacacacacacagcagagaAGTTACGGCTAAAGTTGTGGGGAAGTTAAACGTGGAGTTAGGTTATAAGACGATATCTGAACATCTCACAAAGCACCGTCATCAGACGAGTGTGGTACAACTTGAAATCTTCCAAGACATGGCCTTCCCCAGCACATTAGCAATGTGCTGGGGAAGATTTTCCATCACACAGGACATGGTGAATGCAAACAAGGTTAAAAATTGGGAGGGGGGTTAActgcctcatttgcatttaaagagacagcaccaaaacacacctcagaacaggggtaaaaagggggaacctgggggtaaattaatgagaaattcagaccaaagcgttgcagttccactttatatagactacaactgaattatttgatgtgaaaaggaagaactgaatgATTTGAGTATGAGTATGATTTGTCCCCTTTATGCTCAAATTAGGTCCCCTTTAAGTTAGGTTTCTCATGGGGCCCCTTGTAATATTGTATTTCCCGCCCCTGCTCTattctgtctttattttcagTCTCCAATTCTGTCAATGAAGACTAAGGGAGCGTACTTATTTAAAAAGCTGTATTCAAGGTGCTAAACATAAAATTCACTATTTCCCAGTAagactaaatacatttttgacttGAACCTCTGACTGTTTTATCTCTCTTCAGACATCTAGACCTGCTAATTTCAGCTCCAGAAATCTCTTATCGcctttgtttttatatgttaGCATTATTTAAAGCTTAAGCATTTTCTACAGTACATTTCGGAGtctttagaaaacatttaaaaagcattaCAGCCATCCAGTTTtagtaataataatcataattatttgtcattgcaactgtacattccaatgaaatttgtcctctgcatttaacccatctcgTGATCTCttagggagcattctggggtcttgctcagggacccagagaggCAGTCTGGAGGATTTAGACCAGGGGGCCTGTAGAATGCAAGCACCCTGCTTTCACCACCACAGGTCACCACTCCCCCATTTTCTGAGCAAATAACAACtgaatatttctatttaaatacACATTGTTTCCACCATTGATCCCCTGGTCTCATTTTCCCTCCTTTTCCTACTTGGTCAGTAGCTGTTTTCTTTTGACCAAagtcaaaataagacaaaatacattttctattgaaaacagttatattttttaaatgagaagACGTCTCACTTAATCCCAAAGCAATTTATTGTGTGATGTGAATCCATCATGTCTTCCTACATGAATTCCATGGTCTGATCAGGGACATGtgcaaataaaaagacaatCCGGACTTGGAGAGTAGGCTGAACGGGGTCGATCTATGATTTATTACTGAATTTGCATGAATGCACTTCAGTATGCAAATTTCTTACAAATACATGAGCCTTCACTGAAGTTCCTAACTGGGCTATGTTTACTGAGCTTTGCTGTGAATTTCAGCCAAATTCAGTTAGACCAAAGTTAAAGGAAGACTTTAAAAAGAAGTGTAAAATACAACATGAATACAGAAGCTTTTTATGGAAACCCTCCCCTGCCCCATCCCCTCACTGTCTGGTTTCAGTGAAAGAGCCATTTTACACATTCCAGGCAGGGGTGTGAACTATTTGCACCCCCCTTCTTAGTTTCCTTTTAGCGCTTGTCTTACACAAGCTGGCAACAACAGTTAGTTCTCTCAATGACATTTTGTAAGTCTGATAAAATTACAAAAGGTAGCCCCTACTGTGCTGTGTATGTCAGTCTGTATCTGCATAGTCTCACTGTAGCTGTGCTAGAAGAATGACTAGAGGCCTTATTTGTCTAAGTATTTGATAACAGTTTtagtaataattatttttaagatAAATACAGTCAATTAACTGTGATGTAGAGGTAATAAGCACcaaaagtatataaaaaaaggggGTGGCGGGGGGAGCAGCGTTTAGCAGCAACCACACATGCTTTGTTCCCATGAAGTGGGAACTGGAATCAGGAACTCAATTTACCTCTGGTTCAGTGCCGACTTAAAACTTTGGAATTTGTTAATCAATACACAGTGACCAAGCTATCGTAACATTGCTCTGCTTTCTGTACTTTCAGACACTGGAACAAGGTTTTCACAAATGTTATATTTACAAATACAGTCTGAAAAGCTTTGATGGAATACAAATCATCAGAACcacaaacaaccttttttttttaactgttgttgtcCCGGGGTGTTGGATAATGACAGTTTGCATTTTTAAGTCAGTGTTGAGAAATCTCTGACTTTGCTATTTTGCTTTCTAACTTCCAGCAACCCTTTttgtgaaaataataaaacaaaatataagaaTAAGAGACTGTACATCGATGGCAAATTTACAATATAAAATACTGTGTTCCAACTTAACTTCATCAAATCAAACCACAAACGTGTGTATTTGCAAGATGTTTGGGTATTTTGTACTATTTTTTAGGGGTGTCTGATACCGTTTTTTCCAGACCGATTACAAATCGGGCATGGAAcagcactattttttttatttttttttatttccagcccCCAACTGTGTTTCACGTCGGGACACAAAACAGTTGCACCACGTCCTGCGTATtcttgtttagctttttttttttttttcttgccccAATGTACTTATTGGAGAAGCCTATAGCCCTTGCATGATTTATTTCATACTCTGTGTTTTGTTCCGTGTCCTTTTTCTGTATTTGTAAACAAAGATGTTCCTCAATAAGAAAAAGGGAGTGAAAAAAAGTCACTTCCGGGCAACCTAACACCCCCATTGGTTGATTCTGCAAAGCGGAAGCTAGCCGCTTTAATATGATTGGTTTGCGCCTTTGCGCACGGATTTCGAATGAGAAGAAGAAACAGGCGGATTTTCTCCGAGCTAGTGGATTTTAAAGCGGGTACCTGCTGGAAGAGAGCGCGCCCGAAAGGGCTGAAAGAACTGAAACAGGAAGCTTTTTCGACGTTATTTTAGGAGAATAACCCAAGGTATGAATATTTATGTAACATCTTTGAAGCTAAACTCGGACATCGTTGTGAGGCAGTTTCAGAGGATTTTATTAGCAAGTCTGTGTATGACCATCCTcgctgttttgttgttcttgtggTTTAGAGCATTGCGCACGTTATTCCGGGAAATAACCGGAAATCCTAAAGCAACTTTTATGCAAAACTAAGCGTTATTACTTCGACTTCAGCTTGATACTTTGCTCTAGGCGGCTTTGCACGTAATGCACCCGCCTAAATACAGATACCGATAAGAGAAGGTAATAAAAGCGCCATTATTAGCTTGACTAGCCTGTTGTAAAGGGGATTTAGCccatttcctttttatattGAAACACAGTTAAAGCGTAGATGGGGGGGATACAAGCTGGCTTTCTTTACGTCACCATTACGCTATCTTTCCGCCAAATCCGCATCGCGCCAAAACCGACTATTACTTTTAAGACGCCTCGTACCGTTAGTTCATCTGATCGGTGAGCATGAAAGGAGACTCTTAACATTTATTATGCACATGATGGTGATGTGCTCGTCCTTAAAGCTTAGATCTCGTCTAAAGCAGCCATGCTACTTGATTAGCGCCCGTCGCGTCCACCCCACGTACACGATCCCTGACTTCTCTCCCCCCTTCTTGTGTCTCTGCAGAGATCACCATACCGTTCAGCCAGAACACGTCtttaactctaaaaaaaaagagtggccATGAAATGCCCCGTGATGAAGTCTACAAAGGACGACACGATGGAGAAAAGCCCCGCTGACGCTGCAGTGTCCAAGGAGTTCTACCTGAGAGATTCCCCAAAGAAAGCGCCAGTCCCCATCAGGTCTCAGGATGCCCAGGCCACTGTGTTGGCTCCCATCGAGGGCGACGCCAGCGCAGTTCACAACAAGGAAAACAGCACCAGCAGGGTGCACGATGGGACCCTGGACGAATGCTTTGAGGACAGTGGTTATTTGTCTTTGCTCAATAGCCAAATAGATCACCACGTCGACGACGAAGACGCCCACGTAGATGGGACACACCAGAGAACGACTGTTTCGGCGAATAATTCCCCCTCAAAATGTCAAGGGAGGATTAGAGCCAGCCTTCCAGGGTCGCTGGCAGCTTTCACACATGTAGATCGCCATGAAAGGACAACAGTAGCTCTGTCGTCCACCCCCACCAACCATCACACAGGCCCCAATCTGCCTATTTTAAGATTCCAACAGGCTGTTTGTGCAGAGCTCGCTAAGAGCTACAAGAAGAGCAAGAGGTAATATTGcagtaaagatttttttttacgttttaagcacccctttaacttttttgtttgtatcaGTTTAGTGACGGGGATGTTCTAATTTTGCAGGTATGACTGGAGTGTCATCCCAAAGATAGCACAGGACTATCTTTTGGACCGAGTAATCGGAGGGTCCATAGGCCTCGAGTACATCGACGTGTTTGAATCTCTGCTTGCCAGGAACATGAAAAGCATCCTCACCAACATCCTGGCCCTGCTGGGAGACATGGACCTCATAAGGTACCTTTAAAGTTCTTCCATCAGGGCAAAAGCCGTTAGACCAACACAACCATCAATGGGGGGGACACTCCTGGGTGTacctggacattttttttttaacatttgctttaacatctttgtgttttttcccttataGTTGTAAGAAGGTGAGCAGGACCTGGAAGAAGATCATATGTGAGGATTCTGCAGCTACGAGGAGGTGTCAGCAAGCTGAGCAGGCTCTCAGGGTGAGGAAATCAATGCGAACACCCAGATAGTATGCAAAGCTGTTGCCGTGTGTACTGCGCCGTGCAGAAGTATTCTTGGCCCttaaacttcttctttttttttttgtgtgtgtcatcATTAACTGCAAAATTGAATGCATCTTGTGATGGCACCATGCATAATTGTCACAGAACAACCAGGATCATGTTCAGTCGATCAGAAAATACAGAAAGTACAGCCCAGCCACAAAATACCAGGATATGGTGGACCACCTAAACTGACTCAACCAGTGAACTGTTGATAACAGAAACGGCCAAGAGGTTTACTATAACCCTGGAGCAGTTTGTTGACAGGCCaatctgacctttatggaagagtgcaGAGGGGAAAGCCACAAGAAGTCTGGTTTGTAGTTTGCCAAAAGATATCCTGGGGACAGGGTGGTTTGCCCAGAATTAAAAAGTCTGTGTGATAGCAATCTACAGCCTCTTCTCCAAAGCCCTTCCATCTTACAcctaccaaaaaacaaaaagaccttTGCTGAAGTTCAGCAGTCTGAGTGGACACCCTCAGCTGTGGTTCCTACTCTAGTTTATTATGATGGGAAGATGGCTGGAGCTAAATGCACGGAGAAGTTCTAGTGGGAGGATTTGAGGTTCGCCCTAGCAacactttaaactttttatCTCTAGACCATCTTCATCCAATATGGGTCTGAGCTACTTTGTGAAGAATGGGCCAAAAATGTTGGCTGCTAGACGTGTAAACTACAAGGCTGCTAAGATCACACCTTTAtatgccgcacttttcagattcagatgaaaatgtagcttttttccCCAGACATATACACTACCAGGTGTTGATCTATCGCAACAAATGGTTGCAAGAGGACAATGTTGAAAGGGTTCAAACAATTTTGTTAGGCACTCTATATTtcagtgctgtttttaaatattatgcCTGCTAGATTCGTGTTTTCATGCTGCTTAATGTAACTTTTGACATTTAGGAGTCAAGAAGCTCTCAGAGACAACCTGCTACTGGTCTGACGAGAGACGTCGTTGCATCCAGGATGGTACTGTCCTGCATGCAGACTCTGGCCTCCTCAAGCACACCAGCTTCCTCTCAATCTTCATCCACGCAAAGCTGCAGGAGCCTGCCCAACCCTCAGTGTGAACGCTTTGACAAATTTGTGCAAGTAAGTCTCTTTCGTTCTAGTTCTAATCAAAGGTAAATTTGCCACATGCTTTTTGAAAGCATTCCTTAACTGAGCCTAATTTGTCGCTCTCATTCGCAGGCTGCCAGCAGTCTGAAGCAGCACGAGTCTCTGCGCTCCTGCAGGCGCTGCAACTCGCCTGCGGTCCATTCACCCGAGACACAGAGGGCCAAATGCACTCGCTCCAGCTGTCTCTTTGACTTCTGCACCCGGTGCCAGGAGCCCTACCACAGCTCCGCCCCGTGCCGAACAGTCAAACCCAGTTCGTGCCTCACTACCTCCAAGAAGAGCCCGATCATCGCGGGGAGCGCGCGCAGCAAGAGAAGCATCAGGCGCTTGTGATGACGGTTTACGCCGTCCCTTTATTCACTGACTCTTTTAACTGATGTAAACGTCTCTGCTGCTAGGGGCTCCGCTTGAACCTCGGACAGCTTTTACACGAGCTCAACGCGAGCGTGACTCGAGTGCCAAACTGTGATCAAATGGAACAAGCACTTAAAGCACTGCTGGAACAATCTACCCAAAACTGTTgcctaacagttttttttagggcccccaagaaaagaaaaaaagaaagaaatggaaagtATTTAActttcagattattattttttttatataatttttaaagttgaaaatgtatgaatatatattcattttatattcttttaaacacatttttaaataaatgttgacaTTGGTTTTGCTCAGTTCTATTGCATTTGTATAACCTGTACCTGTAAATagatatttacatataaatCTATCCTGAGTTTTGtgcttttcttcttcaaagCTTGAGAAACGGGGTATTTTTCACTCCAGTCCCACTGTACCCGTCTAAATGACTGTGTTTAGAGAGGCAACATTCCCGTTTTCTCTCCTCCAGGCTCTAAAATCACCTTCACAGCTGATAAAGCAAATATGTTTCTAAAAAGCGTAGCTTGAGTTTTGGCTTCAGTAAAatggcatttcttttttttctaaaagaatAATTGGTGTTTATTGCACAAGAGGGCAGTATTGTTTTCTTCAAAGCTTTTCTTATCAATGGTCATGATATCGTATTTTAAACCTACAAACCAGATTCAGTTTTATGTTGCTGTTTGGTAcctaattttccttttttttttatgcatatttaTAGAAATTTCAGCCAAAACCTTCAGTGATAAATTcagtaaaaagtaaatatttggGGT
This window harbors:
- the fbxo5 gene encoding F-box only protein 5, with the protein product MKCPVMKSTKDDTMEKSPADAAVSKEFYLRDSPKKAPVPIRSQDAQATVLAPIEGDASAVHNKENSTSRVHDGTLDECFEDSGYLSLLNSQIDHHVDDEDAHVDGTHQRTTVSANNSPSKCQGRIRASLPGSLAAFTHVDRHERTTVALSSTPTNHHTGPNLPILRFQQAVCAELAKSYKKSKRYDWSVIPKIAQDYLLDRVIGGSIGLEYIDVFESLLARNMKSILTNILALLGDMDLISCKKVSRTWKKIICEDSAATRRCQQAEQALRESRSSQRQPATGLTRDVVASRMVLSCMQTLASSSTPASSQSSSTQSCRSLPNPQCERFDKFVQAASSLKQHESLRSCRRCNSPAVHSPETQRAKCTRSSCLFDFCTRCQEPYHSSAPCRTVKPSSCLTTSKKSPIIAGSARSKRSIRRL
- the mtrf1l gene encoding peptide chain release factor 1-like, mitochondrial, with product MAYRRLVSLLSRRREWAPHFQTPQRVHGKTVCKHPTHHPARNQRLLHTGRPVMTMMKLLSVDELFAKRSLQEHLKKVEKEYNECLQAVTYSATDDECSEDELKEKRTKVSLLAPLIQSIRELDKKQQEIMETEMLLKDDDAALRELAELERESCLRDIQDLRQKVLELLIPEEEADMSDLVLEVTAGVGGQEAMLFTAEMFDMYEGFARYHGWSFDVLEHMSSDLGGLRHASASISGSQSYKKMKFEAGVHRVQRVPKTEKQGRTHTSTMTVAVLPQPTEISFTINPKDLKIETTRASGAGGQHVNTTDSAVRIVHLPTGLVAECQQERSQLKNREKAMKSLRAKLYSMKLEEETSKRYNQRKVQIGTKGRSEKIRTYNYAQDRITDHRISMTVHDVRSFLLGEDLLNEMNSSLQEFSNQEALMELLEEGNQVEP